The following proteins come from a genomic window of Anaerobutyricum hallii:
- a CDS encoding CAP domain-containing protein, with protein sequence MKKTKLRLLLLLLFIGGLIILPQKAKAAEIIPVNISVKYGQTEARTIFDMINEMRTNPDDAWCWDAYDNEKIPCPNLEELKYDYDLERVAMKRAAEIALSYEHERPMGGKVWDVYNEENIKWLAAGENISVGHTTAAEANLGWREDDKTYAGQGHRRNMLSSDYNCVGIGHVYYNGVHYWVEVFANRPEINTTEIPANDSTETVSVSVDKKKIKKVDVTFDQDSYSLRIGENITPIITETRIDVVNFSSQGRGLAPVLDTPVVSIDDSSVASYNNNQLSGLKEGTTNLRATLYGMTASGSTVSVHDCKNHWGTGKVTKKPTCTEPGEKTFTCSICKSTKKESVPCNWT encoded by the coding sequence ATGAAGAAAACAAAATTACGACTCTTGTTACTCTTGCTTTTTATTGGAGGGCTCATTATCCTTCCACAAAAAGCCAAAGCTGCTGAGATTATTCCGGTAAATATTTCCGTAAAATACGGACAGACGGAAGCTCGAACAATTTTTGATATGATTAATGAGATGCGAACAAACCCTGACGATGCGTGGTGTTGGGATGCATATGACAATGAAAAAATCCCTTGTCCGAACTTAGAAGAACTTAAGTATGACTACGATCTTGAACGAGTAGCTATGAAACGTGCTGCGGAAATTGCATTATCTTATGAGCATGAACGTCCAATGGGGGGTAAAGTTTGGGACGTTTATAATGAAGAAAACATTAAATGGCTTGCAGCCGGTGAAAATATCTCTGTTGGTCATACAACGGCTGCCGAAGCAAATCTTGGTTGGAGAGAAGATGATAAGACTTATGCTGGACAGGGACATCGTAGAAATATGCTTTCTTCCGATTATAATTGTGTCGGAATTGGACACGTTTATTATAATGGAGTACATTACTGGGTAGAAGTATTTGCAAATAGACCGGAGATAAATACAACGGAAATTCCGGCAAACGACAGTACAGAAACGGTTTCAGTTTCTGTAGATAAAAAGAAAATCAAAAAGGTCGATGTAACATTTGACCAAGATTCCTATTCCTTACGAATAGGAGAGAACATAACACCAATAATTACAGAGACCCGAATAGATGTTGTTAATTTCTCGTCACAGGGAAGAGGCTTAGCACCTGTTCTGGATACCCCTGTTGTCTCAATAGACGATTCCTCAGTAGCATCCTATAACAATAATCAGCTTTCTGGTTTAAAGGAGGGTACAACAAATCTGAGAGCAACCCTTTATGGTATGACTGCATCAGGTTCGACAGTATCTGTCCATGATTGTAAGAATCATTGGGGCACTGGAAAAGTTACTAAAAA